AGCAAAATGCACATCAAGATTTAGCAGGGGCAGTACAGGCAGAGGTGAGAAGACCTTGGTGTATTCCAGGAATAGAAAGTGGAACTTGAAGGGCACAGAGAGGAGACGCGGAGAGCCAGAGCCAGACAGAGCCCTCAGGGCTTGAGGCACCATAGCAGGGGGCTAGGACATCATCCAGTTGGCAACGAGGAGCCAAGGAAGGATTGTAAATGAGGGGGCGGGGCTGGGGGGTGAATGCGGCTGACGTGTTTGAAAGGTTCTAATgggctgtgcgtggtggctcatgcctgtaatcccagaactttgggaggccgaggcaggcggatcaccttaggtcaggagttcaagaccagcctggccaacatggtgaaaccctgcctctactaaaaaagtacaaaaattagctgggtgtagtggtgcatgcctgtaattccagctacttgggaggctgaggcaggagaatcacttgaacacgggaggtgggagttgcagtgagctgagattatgccactgcactccagcctctatctatttttttggagactctatctccaaaaagaaaaagaaagaaaggttctCAGTGGCATTGCTGGAGAGCAGGCTGGCAGGGCTATGCAAGGGGTAGGGAGGGACAGAGAGGAAAGTTGGGGCAgcctggggctggggaaaggggTAATCTAGAAAGTGGGGTCTCAGTTCTGCAGATGAACAGATTTGACACTGACTCGAGAGGCTGATGAAATAAGAGTTGTTGGACCCGATGTGGGTGGGAAGGTGGAAATGATGTTCCCAGATGTCGGCCTGGCTCAGTGGGTGGCTGCCTGGTGCTGGTCACCTAGGAAGGGGGACCAGCAGCATTGGAAAGATGCAGGTGTGTCTACAACaatggcacacagtaggtgcctgAAAGGGTATCAGTTAAATCAGAACACATCCCCCAGTctgttttactgatgagaaaataaaGGCTCAGATAAATTGAGTGACTGAGGCCCTACAGGCCTAAGATTGCATAGCTAGTGGTACCTTGTCCAGTTCGGAGAACTCGATCCTCTCCTCCAGGGTGCAGCTCCGGCCGATGGGCGAGATGTTCAGCATGCCATTCCGAAACTCGATGAAGGTTCCACTGGTGGTGAGGGAGGGCGGGGAGCCAGAGAGAACCAGAACGGCCCTGAATTCAAATCTAGCCCCACCTGGGACCCCAGCCTCCTAGGACTTCAAAGGGGACAAGAATCCACACTCCCCGCAAAAAATCAGGGGCCCAAGTATCTCCAGGCTCCCTCTGAGGGACCCACACTTCTCCTCCCTCAGGCCCCAGGTTCTGGAGACCAGGCTGGTGGGACCTCACCGCTTCTTGGGCAGCCTGAGCAGGGCCATGTAGCTGAGGCAGAAGTTGATCAAGTCCTGCAGCAGCTCCTCCCCCAGGTGGTTCTGGATGGTCTGGCCAAGGAACACAGGGCTCTGAGCGTGGCCTGGGCTGCCTGACCCTGAGACAGGCACAGTGTCTCTCCCCCAGCCCAGGACAGAAGCCCCCTTGGACTGCTCCACTATGGAAAAGTGGGGTGCCCCTGGCTAAGCCCTGGGGGACACTGACCTGCTTGGAGAGCAGTCGTCCGTGCTTATACTGCACCGTCCCGTTCTCGGCAAACACATAATCAAACTTCTCAATGACTTCGAGGTCACATAGAggacaggaggaagaaagagtgtGAGACCACGTCTGTGACCCCACGGGCAAGTAAAGAGAGAGGAAGCCTACACCCTTGGTTTCACATTCAAAGGCCATTTGTTCAATCTGAGGCTGCAACCTGCTTCTCCAGCCTTTCTCCCTCTGCAGCTTGGTTTTCTTCCAAAGAAGCCAGTCACACCTGTGGGCCTCTGCACACAGGCATCCATGCAGGTCCTTCTGTCAGAACCGCCCTTCCCTGGCTTCCCTGCCACTCATCCTCCAAGATCCAGCTTCCTCCTCTGGAAGCCATGCAGTACTCTCTGGCAGAGGGCATCATTTCCACTCTGTGCTCCCCTGCCCCTCTGCAGAGGGGCTCCCTTCTGTTCTACAGCTGCCATCGCACTGGGTTCTCAAGGCTGGCTGCATGGGAGAATTGGAGGTTTCAGCTCTGACTGCCACGAGAAGCagctggagtgggtgggaggtgggaggcgcAGGGAGCACAGCCCAGAGGCTGTTGCGGGGTCTGGGTGGCACGTGGTTACCTGGACTATGATGGCGTGGTGGAGATGGAGACAGAGGGGACAGGGAGATATTTTGGGGTTTGCTGATAGAATAAACAAGAGgtggggaaaaggaaaaattcGAGGAAGTTGCTGGCTTGAGGAACTGGAGGCACCCACTTTGACTGGGCTGAGACCAGGGGCTCTGAGGTCCAGTCGATTTCCTGGATAACTTCAGAGTCATCCTCTGTTAAATGGGATGATCACGCCTACTCTAAAGTGTGATTGTGGGGATCAAATGCAATGACATTAACACATgatcatttttgaaaaatggtaGCCATCATTGGTTctgcccttttatttatttatttatttatttatttatttatttttggatgtgtagcctcactctgtcacccaggctggagtgcagtggcctgatcttggctcactacaacctccgcctcccaggttcaagcgattctcctgcctcggcctcccaagtagctgggattacaggcacgtgccaacacacccagctaattttttgtatttttagtagagacggggtttcaccatgttggccaggctggtcttgaactcctcatctcaagtgatccatccgcctcggcctcccaaagtgctgggattacaggcgtaagccaccgtgccggcTGGTTcagcccattttaaagatgaggaaatcaagaTTCAGCAGGGAGAAATGAGAATGTAAACTGCATAAGGGCAGGTTCTGCTTGCTTTGCCCCAGCCATTTCTCAAGGGCCTGGCACAATCCCTGGCAATAGGAGGTGCTCAAGTGTTTGTCAAATCAGTGAGGGAACTATCTGGCTgctctctctctatttcttctGCCCCACAGAAGCAGGACTGGATCTTTGAAGACGCCCAGGAATCTCTCAAACTCCCCACTCCCTCTACCCCCAGCCTCACTCCTACCTTCATCCCCGTCACCCAGCTGCTCAGCGATCTTACAGTAGTCAGAGCCGCCCACCACACCGATCTGCACTCTACTTCGCAGCTTCTGCAGGAAGGCGGCCACCTCAGGGTCAATTTTCTATGGGGGGAGAGGGGAAGCATAGCATTCTGGCTTTCAACATGTCTGGGACCTCCACTTAGCCCTCACTTAGTGCTGAGAACCCAGGAAGCCCACATTCTACCTGGATCTGAAGCAGTACAAAGCTTAGACACCAAAAATTAGACAGGTTGGACACCGTGGCTCAggtctgcaatcccaacactttgcgaggccaaggcagaaagatcacttgacccaggagtttgagactagagcCTAGGCAGCAAAGGAAGAcattgtctctatgaaaaaaaaattttttttggagacgaatttttgctctgtcatccaggctggagtgcagtggtgtgattctggctcactgaaacctctgcccaggctggagtgcgatggcgtgatctcagctcactgcaacctctgcctcccgggttcaagcgattcttctgcctcagcctcccgagtagctgggattacaggcgcctgccaccatgcccagctaagttttaaatttttagtagagacagggtttcgccatgttggccaggctggtcttgaactcctgacttcaggtgatccatccgcctgggcctcccaaagtgctgggattataggcgtgagccaccgtgcctggccgaaaatttttaaaaattagccaggcatgggctggcacggtggttcacacctgtaatcccagcactttgggaggcccaggagggtggatcacttgatgtcaggagttcgagaccagcctggccaacatggtgaaaccctgtttctactaaaaattaaaaaaaaaaaaaaaattggccatgcgcggtggctcacgcctgtaatcccagcactttgggaggccgaggcgggtggatcacaaggtcaggggatcgagaccatcctggctaacatggtgaaaccctgtctctactaaaaaatacaaaaaaattagccgggcgtggtggcacgcgcctgtagtcccagctactcgggagggctgaggcaggagaatggcgtgaacttgggaggcagagcttgcagtgagccgagatcacgccactgcactccagcctgggcgacagagcgagactccgtctcaaaaaaaaaaagaaaaaaaaaattagctgggcgtggtggcaggcgcccgtaatcccagctactcaggaggctgaggcaggagaatcccttgaacccgggaggtggaggttgcagtgagctgagatcatgccattgcactccagcctgggggacaagaatgagatttcatctccaaaaaaaaaaaaaaaaaaagatattagccagacatggtggcacttgcctgtagtcccagctaccagctactccagaagctgaggcgggagaatcacttgagcccaggagttcgaggctgcagtgagctgtgatagcgccactgcactccagactgagtgacagagcgagaccccggtctctaacaacaacaaaatagcatCACAATCAAGTTGATTTTTGAGGAGccaaagaacaataacaaaaatagccTCACAAAACGATGCTTAATATTTGCTCTGGGCAAATAGATCCAGATAAAGGCCTGGAGGGAAGCCACACCACAGTAACCACATTAACTTGGGGAGCCGGCCAGGCTCCCCAAGTGCGGTCAGAGCGGACTTTACCCTTCTCTGTTACGTTTCCATTCTTTACCAGGAGAGTGTGCTCATGAAAATGTGTACgattaaaaattaactttcaaaaGGCACTAAGCACAGAGGCTGGCCCGTAGACAAATTAATAGGCTGTTCTTATTCAGGTTGTTATGTTTGTGGAGCAAAAGGTCAGAGGGAGGGGTCAGAACTGTGCCTAGGCCCTGCcacctttgttccagttcttttattcatttatttgtttgtttgagacggagtttcactcttgttgcccaggctggagtgcaatggcacaatcttggctcactgcaacctccacctcctgggttcaatagattctcctgcctctgcctccccagtagctgggactacaggcacacaacaccacgcccagctactttttgttttgttttgttttgagactgagtctccctctgtcgcccaggctgtagtgcaatggcacattctcggctcactgcaacttctgcctctcgggttcaagtgattctcctgcctcagcctcccgactagctaggattacaggtgcatgccaccatgcctggctaattttttgtatttttagtagagacagggtttcacgatattggtcaggctggtcttaaactcctgacatcgtgatctgtccgcctcggcctcccaaagtgctgggattacaggcgtgagccactgaacccagcctaatttttgtatttttagtagagacggggtttcaccatgttagccagactgatctagaattcctgacctcaggtgatctgcccaccatggcctcccaaagtgctgggattacaggcgtgagccacagcaaaTGGCCCACCTTTGCTCCAGTCCTGCTATCTTCCTCCTGGATCCACCCCTGCAGGAAGGCCTCCAGGGCCCAAGCCAGGGCAACTTCACCACAGAGGATGGGGCGGGGCATTCGGGACCTAAGAGAGGAGGCTAAGACCTGGGTTCCCATCAGCCACTGCCCAGTAAAGCCCATCCCACTGCTCCCCCACGCTAGGAGACCTGTCGGTTGGTCCTTGAGGCCCCCAGACTGGAGGGTGGGTTACCCACAGGGAGGGCATGAATGAAGCCTGCTTACTGATGCATCCAGCTGGTGAGGGGGCTTTTGGGGACTCACTCACAATGAGACCCAATGGGAGAAAAACTGAGCAGAGGTAAGAGGCTCAACACAGCGAGAGTCTTTAGAAGAAAACTACACTCTTACCCTCACTATTCCTCAGTGTCCTCACAGCAAACAGGCTAGGCCTGGAGCCTCTCACATCCGGGTGGGTAGAGCTCATAAACGAATTTGAAAAGAAGCCCTCTCTGCTCCACGACTGGGGGTGGAAGGTAAAGTGGGTGATGGGGCTTCAGAAACTAGACCCAGTCCCAGGCCTGCAAAGGTCGGGGTGGGAAGACTCCGAGACGCCCTGTCTCCCACCAGATGATGACTGACGCTTGGCTGTGTGCTTGTGTGCCTGGAACCCCGGTTCAGAAGCCAGCTCCGACCACTGGTGTGTCGTAGGGCTGAACTAGGGTGGGATCCCCAGCTCAGGAGGCGGGGGCGTCCGTGAGCCAGGCCTTAGCGGCGTGTGAAAGCCtctagggagggagggagctagGCGCCTGCTCGCAGCCTCCTCCCTCCAGTACTGGATCCAACCCCAGCACTCCCAAGCAGAACACAGGCAGGGACGCTGCGGGGTCAGTGACGTAAGGGCCAGGTCCCCTCACTCCCGGTGGGTGGCCCCGGATGTCAGGGGGCCGGGTACCGCCGCATCCCACACTCGGTCCCCGGGTGTCCACGGTCACGCTGCTGCAGACCCCACACTCAGCCTCGGGGGTGTCCGCGTGACACTCCCGGCGGGAGCTTCCAATCTTCAGGGTCCTACCTGGCGAGCCGGCGTGAGGGTCCCGTCCACGTCAAACAGGCAGAGGACGCGCTCCTTCCTGCGGGCTGCCTGGGCGGTGACTGCCATGGCTGCAGGTCCGCGCGCGGGGCGGAGTCCCGAAGATGCAACGGCAGAAGCAGCTCAGGGGTAAGTGCTGACGGGGCGGGGCATTAGGGGGCGGGGGCCAGTGGACTGCCTGATTGGCCAAACGAAGAAGGGGCGTGGTCTAGGCGGGCGGAAGCGGGGGCGGGGCCTGAGCTGATTCTGATTGCTCCTGGAGGAGGGGAGCGCGGCATAGGGCGGAGCGGAGCCCTCCAGGTTCGATTGGATTGCTCCAAACAAGACGGAGGAGGGGCCTGAGCCTGGGACCGGCAGGAAGTGAGAGGGTGAACCCGGAAGACAGGGGCGGGGCCAGAATTGGCGGGTTGATAGTGATTGCAACAGGCCGATTAAGGGGCTGGGTCGGGCGGGGCCTCTACCATGCAGTGCAGTGTCTAGTGGGCCAGGCGGGACTAAGAGAGCCGAGGTCGCTCTCCATCCACTCTCACAAGGTTTGTGGCCATCTCTTTGCCTTACAAATTTTGAGCTGTAGGAAATCTcctgagccgggcgcggtggttcacgcctgtaatcccagcagtttgggacgtcgaggcgggcggatcaccggaggtcgggagttcgagaccagcctgaccaacatggagaaacctcgtctctactaaaaatacaaaattagccaggcgtggtggcgcatgcctgtaatctcagctactcaggaggctgaggcaggagaatcgcttgattccAAAGAAgccagaggttgcggtgagccgagatcgcgccattgcactccagcctcaaaaaaaaaaaaaaaaaaaaaggaaagaaaagaaaagaaatctcctGAAGGCCTTTGTTCAGGCTTTGGACTTTGCCAAATTGCCTTCCCCGAGCCTTATTCCTTCTGTCCACACATAAGACCCAGCTCTCAGGGTCTACCTGCTTGGAGACCTTCCcagattcttcttcttcttcttttttttttttttttttttgagacagagtctcgctctgcccaggctggagtgcagtggcgggatctctgcccactgcaacctccacctcccaggttcaagcgattctcatgcctcagcctcccgagtagctgggactgcaggcgtgtgccaccatgcccacctaatttttgtatttttacttacttttatgtttattttattttatttttgacacagggcgatttatttatttatttatttattttttgagactgggtctcactctgttactcaggctggagtgcagtggcacgatctcggctcactgcaacctccgcctcccaggttcaagtgattctcctgcctcagcctcctgagtagctgaaactacagaagtgcgccaccacgcccggctaattttttttttttttttttctgagacggagttttgctcttgttgcccaggctggagtgcaacggcacgatttcagctcaccacaacctctgcctcccgagtagctgggattattttGTACCCactaccacgctcggctaatttttttatttttagtagtaattttgtattttcaccatgttagccaggctggtcttgaactcctggcctcaggtgatctgcctgcctcagcctcccaaagtgctgggaatacaggcgtgagccaccgttcccagccaACCTTCCCAGATTCGATTCACAATTATTTAACCATTGCGTTGACTTTGGAGTCACTTCCAGGTTGCCTTCCCGGCTCCACCACTAtgggaccttggacaagtcacttcacctctcagaGGCTTTGtgtcttcacctataaaatgggatgaACACCACCTGCTTTGTAGGTTTGCTTTTCACATGAAAATAAgtagcaggccgggcacggtggctcacgcctgtaatcctaacactttgggaggccgggatgggcagatcacctgaggtcatgagtttgagaccagcctggccaacatggggaaagtccgtctctactaaaaatacaaaaattagccgggcatggtggcaggagcctgtaatcccagctacttgggaggctgaggcggaagaatcgcttgaacctggaaggcggtggttgcagtgagccgagatgatgccactgtgctccagcctgggagacagagggagactacacctcaaacaaactaactaactaactaaataaataaaaaataactgtagagctggatgtggtggctcacacctgtaattccagcactttgggaggccaaggcgggtggattgtttgaacccaggaggtcaagatcagcctgggcaacatggcaaaatgctgtctctactaaaaatacaaaacattagccaggcatggtggcaggcacctgtggtccctcaggaggctaaagtaggagaatcaccaggaagctgaggctgcaacGAACCAGAtcttcccactgcactccagcctgggtaacagtagtgagaccctgtttcaagaaaaaaaaaaaaaaaagatgcagatcATATGAGTCAGCAATTCAACTtttagaaaataggaaaagaggctgagcacggtagctcacgcctgtaatcccagcactttgggaggccaaggcgggtggaccacaaggtcaagagatcgagaccatcctggctaacgtggtgaaaccccatctctactaaaaatacaaaaaat
Above is a genomic segment from Pan troglodytes isolate AG18354 chromosome 23, NHGRI_mPanTro3-v2.0_pri, whole genome shotgun sequence containing:
- the PMM1 gene encoding phosphomannomutase 1 isoform X1, whose protein sequence is MPRPILCGEVALAWALEAFLQGWIQEEDSRTGAKKIDPEVAAFLQKLRSRVQIGVVGGSDYCKIAEQLGDGDEVIEKFDYVFAENGTVQYKHGRLLSKQTIQNHLGEELLQDLINFCLSYMALLRLPKKRGTFIEFRNGMLNISPIGRSCTLEERIEFSELDKKEKIREKFVEALKTEFAGKGLRFSRGGMISFDVFPEGWDKRYCLDSLDQDSFDTIHFFGNETSPGGNDFEIFADPRTVGHSVVSPQDTVQRCREIFFPETAHEA
- the PMM1 gene encoding phosphomannomutase 1 isoform X2, which gives rise to MAVTAQAARRKERVLCLFDVDGTLTPARQKIDPEVAAFLQKLRSRVQIGVVGGSDYCKIAEQLGDGDEVIEKFDYVFAENGTVQYKHGRLLSKQTIQNHLGEELLQDLINFCLSYMALLRLPKKRGTFIEFRNGMLNISPIGRSCTLEERIEFSELDKKEKIREKFVEALKTEFAGKGLRFSRGGMISFDVFPEGWDKRYCLDSLDQDSFDTIHFFGNETSPGGNDFEIFADPRTVGHSVVSPQDTVQRCREIFFPETAHEA